Proteins encoded together in one Mercenaria mercenaria strain notata chromosome 18, MADL_Memer_1, whole genome shotgun sequence window:
- the LOC128550588 gene encoding galactosylceramide sulfotransferase-like produces METKGQYKLQFPTLKRSDTRVKTYSENTNHHHQQQQKQEVRHIGFLKVHKAASSTMQNIFFRFGLKRNLTYVFTKHPNYFSRSAEMHLPLVKPRYRKGYDILCNHGVFNYDIYSSLLPKDTVYLAIVRDPLAVFISAVNYYSQELDYIAQITGNRLQELIQRPEVYDREFFSYTKNVMARDFGFPESNNRNRTIAKLKDLGQIFKLVLLVEYFEESLILMKRYLRWKLKEILFLSLNVYKNGQTSKDLTLNDTKKFKKRNQLDYTVYNFFYKKFWDQYNSETDDINLEVKHFKSVLFDLNIFCNNKAHENDGSLMTVEESKWTEQFTVIVEDCKYMTKDELEFITLLRQKQGSELRG; encoded by the coding sequence atggaaactaaAGGTCAGTATAAGTTACAATTTCCTACATTGAAAAGATCTGACACACGCGTAAAAACATATTCTGAAAATacaaatcatcatcatcaacaacagcagaaacaggaagtacgtcatatAGGATTCCTGAAAGTTCACAAAGCAGCAAGTTCTACTATGCAAAATATATTCTTCCGGTTTGGACTAAAACGGAATTTAACGTATGTATTTACAAAGCATCCGAATTACTTTTCTAGATCGGCCGAAATGCACTTACCATTAGTGAAACCCCGATATAGAAAAGGATATGATATCCTTTGTAACCATGGTGTTTTCAATTATGACATTTACTCCTCTCTTCTACCGAAAGATACCGTTTACCTGGCTATTGTAAGGGACCCTCTTGCAGTGTTTATTTCAGCCGTTAACTATTACTCGCAAGAACTAGATTACATTGCACAAATAACAGGAAACAGGCTTCAGGAACTTATTCAAAGACCGGAAGTGTATGATAGGGAATTCTTCTCGTATACTAAAAACGTGATGGCACGAGACTTCGGGTTTCCGGAATCTAACAATAGAAACCGAACAATCGCTAAGCTGAAAGACTTAGGTCAaatattcaaacttgtcctaCTTGTTGAATATTTTGAAGAGTCACTTATATTAATGAAACGGTACTTGAGATGGAAGCTGAAGGAAATCTTGTTTCTATCACTCAATGTTTATAAAAATGGGCAAACAAGTAAAGATCTTAccttaaatgatacaaaaaagttcaaaaaacGAAACCAGCTCGATTACACCGTATacaattttttctacaaaaaattcTGGGATCAGTATAATTCGGAAACAGATGACATTAACTTAGAAGTAAAGCAtttcaaaagtgttttatttgATCTAAATATTTTTTGCAATAATAAAGCACATGAAAATGATGGCAGCTTGATGACAGTGGAAGAATCGAAATGGACAGAACAATTTACTGTGATAGTTGAAGACTGTAAGTATATGACAAAGGACGAGCTAGAGTTTATTACACTGTTACGCCAAAAACAAGGAAGTGAACTACGCGGCTAG